A genomic stretch from Thaumasiovibrio subtropicus includes:
- a CDS encoding ParB/RepB/Spo0J family partition protein, producing MSLDLSGLNNLNLSEAHTSEPKSGVVMVHPKECYVIEQVRVEIDPEKVKELAASIDEIGIETPIKVYPKDNKGYLIHNGEHRWAAANLLGLTELPVFVDEKAKLIEHKGKKLRSKEAIIGQASDNLHRNELTPLDIAHTLSVLLDPPYSMKKGEIAKSFAKPAAWVSRHLNIADLSPFLTQHVKKGLTRNVEVIELLHKIEKIDSAKCKTLIGGEDLSRKFLNEELKRLQTLDVVSGVDSELDEVKDEPLSVTANAEPVSKSIKKHKGTYFKDGAFYDDGELALVIDRGSVDSLIAQLEAWKIAHKDF from the coding sequence ATGTCTTTAGATCTAAGCGGATTAAATAACCTTAACCTGAGTGAAGCGCATACCTCTGAACCCAAATCGGGTGTGGTGATGGTGCACCCAAAGGAGTGTTACGTCATTGAACAGGTCAGGGTTGAAATTGATCCGGAAAAGGTCAAGGAGTTAGCAGCCTCAATTGACGAAATTGGGATTGAAACCCCGATCAAGGTTTATCCAAAAGATAACAAAGGTTACTTGATTCACAACGGTGAGCATCGATGGGCGGCGGCCAACTTACTGGGATTGACAGAATTACCGGTGTTTGTCGACGAGAAAGCGAAACTTATTGAGCATAAAGGCAAGAAACTACGTTCGAAAGAAGCGATTATCGGCCAAGCCTCAGATAACTTGCACAGGAACGAGTTAACTCCTTTAGATATCGCACACACACTAAGTGTGCTGTTAGATCCACCTTATTCAATGAAGAAAGGTGAAATTGCGAAGAGTTTTGCAAAACCAGCGGCATGGGTATCTCGTCATCTTAATATCGCTGACCTTAGCCCCTTCTTAACTCAGCATGTTAAGAAGGGCTTGACCCGTAATGTCGAAGTGATTGAACTGCTGCATAAAATAGAAAAAATCGATTCGGCGAAATGTAAGACGTTGATAGGCGGAGAGGATCTTAGCCGTAAGTTTTTAAATGAAGAGTTGAAACGCTTACAGACGCTTGATGTTGTGAGTGGTGTAGATTCTGAATTAGATGAAGTGAAAGATGAGCCGTTATCGGTAACGGCGAATGCAGAGCCAGTCAGTAAGTCTATAAAGAAACATAAAGGTACTTATTTTAAAGATGGAGCTTTCTATGATGACGGGGAACTGGCATTAGTCATTGACCGAGGCAGTGTTGATTCACTTATAGCGCAGCTTGAGGCTTGGAAGATAGCGCATAAAGACTTTTGA
- a CDS encoding type II toxin-antitoxin system HicB family antitoxin, with protein sequence MLYPIAIEAGDDNTAFGVVFPDAAGCFAAGDSYEDALVQAKEALEFYFETLAEDGEVPPLASSVNDHFDKEEFNGWVWALVDIDLESFLGKSRKYNVSLPTLLRKKIDDAVDEHKHYGGFSQFVQEAIVKELARSKGR encoded by the coding sequence ATGCTATATCCAATTGCTATCGAAGCAGGAGACGACAATACCGCTTTTGGCGTTGTATTCCCTGATGCTGCTGGCTGCTTTGCGGCAGGTGACAGCTATGAAGATGCTTTAGTGCAAGCGAAAGAGGCGCTAGAGTTTTATTTTGAAACGCTTGCCGAAGATGGAGAAGTTCCGCCACTGGCAAGCAGTGTTAACGATCACTTTGACAAAGAAGAATTTAATGGCTGGGTGTGGGCGCTTGTCGATATAGACCTTGAATCCTTCTTAGGAAAATCCAGAAAGTACAACGTATCATTGCCCACACTGTTGCGGAAAAAAATCGATGATGCGGTTGATGAACACAAGCATTACGGTGGTTTTTCGCAGTTCGTCCAAGAAGCCATTGTAAAAGAACTAGCGCGCTCAAAAGGGCGCTAG
- a CDS encoding type II toxin-antitoxin system HicA family toxin produces MKSRDLIKEVEAAGWVLVRVKGSHHQFKHPDHKLPLTIPHPKKDLGMGLVKAIKKQAGL; encoded by the coding sequence GTGAAAAGCAGAGACTTAATTAAAGAGGTGGAAGCGGCTGGTTGGGTTCTGGTGAGAGTGAAAGGAAGTCATCACCAATTCAAACATCCAGACCACAAATTACCTCTCACGATTCCACATCCGAAAAAGGACTTGGGTATGGGACTTGTGAAAGCAATTAAAAAACAGGCGGGGCTTTAA